TGGGTTGCCTAGTTGGTTCAAGTGAGcttatatttcattttgaagtCAGATTTACAGGCGCACAATGACCGTCTTTTATGCTGttgagtaaaaatgtaaatcaaaagACAGTAGAGTTGTGGCCTACTATCCgctgaattttttattttcattggaAATCCATGGACAAGAAACTGGCTAGTGATTGTCAATAAAGTCTCTTTTAGAACAGTGGGATTAATGATATCCTTCAGAAAAGCATTAACTGATTTTGCTGACATTATGGCGAATGGTTTCTCCTCAGCTCTAGACTGGCTGGAACTTGAGGTGATAGTCTCACACCCCTGAAGAGTTAAAACACACTTAAATTCTAAAACTAGTTTGTACGAACACAAATGAGCTCTAATATGAGACATTGACGTGCTTTAAGTTTTTGTCAATAGTGTGACTGTTGCAGTTTTACAAAGATCATCACCCCACAGCTTGTAACTTGCTGTCAGTGCTGTCAGAATACCAGCCACTGTATTATTACAAGGCTGAAGAACACTATTAAAAGTCACAAGAAGAAGATATAGAGCAAACATTAGTCCAACCTACCCCTCATCTCTCTGAGGGCAGTCACTCCTCACTGCCTCTTCAACTCTCGCCGGCTCCCACCTGCAAGCAACCTCCCACACCCTGTCCAGGAGTGAGGCTGAAAATAACACAGCCAGGGGTTTACATAtgcaatatttaatttatatagaaagtatttaagtatttacCTTTCCATGGAGCACAAAGCTTTCACTTCATCTATGAAAGTCATATTAAATATTGCAATGGTTGGTAATTTAAACTATAAGATGATAAGAAGATTTATGCAGACATTGATGGTCCCTGGATAATAAATCCTCATGACTTTTGTGATCCACTCACATTTCCTTTATAGCGCCACCATCAGGCTTTTGAAAGGACTGTTATGATTTTTGCGACATATTCAAACCCTCCTTTAGAATAAATGATTATCACTTTAGTTATTACGTTGAGCCTTCATGTAGCATCACCCTGGGGCTGAAATACTAAATCCAATACCTTTGACCAAATACCTTAGAAATTAGTGACATATCTCTCACCTGCAGATTCATTATACCTCCTCAACAATAGCTTGGCAGAATTGACaatgtgagcatgttagccTGCGCAGATAAGCAATTAGCACTTGAGCACAACATAGATAGCTCTATTAGActtgtttaaaaatgcattaagaTACATGTGCGATAAAGTCACAGTGTTTAATTAGAAGATGCATTTTAATAGGTTATTTTTAAGTAATTAATTGGGATAAAAAGGTAGAAAGATAAGTAGATGGCGggtttgattcattttaatctAAATGAGAGACACACCACAGGTTGAGCCTATTAGATCAGAACAGTATTAAAGCTGGTTACACTTGTGCTTTATCCACTTTCCATTCAGTGAAAGTGCCAGGACATCCTTTCATTAAAGTAATGTTTCATCTCCTTCCCATAAACAGCACTTTGAACCTCTTTTGAAGTCCATGTCCTTGTTAAAACATGGAGGTAACTTTGTATTGCTCCACATTCTGTCTCTACCAACCAAGAAATATAAGCATTTTGTTGCACAGTGCTCAGATgtggggaaataaaacaaaggctTACATTTATCTTTCACAGGTATGGAGTTACCCCTGCGCTATAATGTCAGTAAGTGCTAACATTACATAAATCCATTACTTAGTCCCTGCTGTGGCATTTTATGGAGGAGAGAGGTTAGCCACACTGCAGTTATCATAACAGCATCCCGTGATCTGAACTTTGTGTGATCAGATTGGTTTTAATAGACTCTGGATTACTTGGAGGCAGAACCTCAAAGCCAAACATCTCCGGGCCTAGAATTAGAGTGCACATCTGAGGTGAAAACGATTTGTTCCGGAGAATGTCACTGCTGCAACCAAAGAGCTTATATGCTATTATCATACACTAACATAAAAAGATGACAGGGAAGCGACTCAGAGTTCCTTTGATTCTTTGTCCACCACTCAGCATTGACGGAGATAACATAAAATTTGAGTAGTCTGGTATAACCAGGCTGTTTATTATGTCTGATAGGCACTTTGCATttgtgctgcagcagacagagcacATTTGATTCCACATAGACGATAAACAGTCTTACCGTCAGTTAATCTCGACAATAACAAAGCATACATAGATACTATTCATATGAACTGAGATATGAGTTCACAGGAGTTGTGGTTATTGGTAAAATGCTGCCAGTATTCATGTGAAATGATTTATGTTCCAATGTTTGTTCTACTTAACTTATAACATTTTTGCTCATGTACAGTCGTGCACTGATGACTCCTTGTCAAATGTTTCATGGCTATGGAGAAAAGTCAAACTGACGAGTCCAAGATTGTTTCATTTGAACCGAATAAAACTCTAAATTCAACTGTATTGAATGAACATTTGAATAGTTTGTAAAATTAATGTTTTGCCTTGAGTCTAAACACTTGAACACAATGAATTATTAGCGCCAAAAATTTATatcaataaatgtttgttgttcTTATTAGTAACTGTGTCTGTTGCGGTCCGATTAATTTAGCAATAAAAGGTAAAAGATTTTCTTAATAAAGTGTATACAATTACGGTagtaataaaatacagaaagaaTACTTAAGTAAAGTCCAAGAAGCATGTATTTTACAGGGTATAAATAAATGTACGTTGTTACTTTTTATTATTGAGAAATCACTACTAGTGCATATCACTGCTAGAATATTGATCAAGGGCTAACAACGGCTTGCAGGACTTGCATAACCCAAGTTATCCAATAATTGTGATGTATATATCTTTCTACAACTACGTGGCTCCTTCTCATGTTTGCAACAGGATCTTTGTGATTCTCTTGACCCCTGCTTCTGAAAGAAATGCAGCCCAGGATTCAGGTAAAATCCTACCATGCACAGGCTTtccatgtacatgtacatgaaCATGGAACCACAGGAACCATTCAGTCCAATGTAACAAgtacaaaagtttttttttggttcatGTGTGATTACACGGCTGAATGCTGCACCGTCGCTATCCGTGGTCCTGAACCTCCAACCAGGGCCAGAGGTCTGCTGCAGACGGCCACGTCCTATGAAAGAGTATTGACTTTTTAGTAATAGGAAGTGTTACCACGGAGTGCCCCCAGCAACAGATGCGTAACTGGGAAAAAATGCTTTGgggttgaaatgtcatgtgaaCAGTTGGGTTCAACCACTGAACACCTCAGGGGTGTTATTGACTCCCTTCAATGCTTTTAAAGGCCAGGGGTTCGTTTAGACCGAGCTCTGCAGTTATTCATCCTGATGGTGTGAGTGACCACAGTATCCAGCAGCCGCATGAGATGAAGGGATTTTTTGAAAGTGAATTTCCTGAAAGAGGTTTTTCGGTTTAACTGCTGAAAACATCTCGTTCGTGCAAATCTGGCCAAAAGTGAgaagagcagagaaagaaatgtcAGGACACGAATTAGTTGATCTGGACGACaggttgtatttgtatttatcttaTAGTTTAGTGAACCAGTGTTAACTTGCAGAGTTTGGCCTATTCAGGTTCCTGCAGTTTTTtgttaaatcttttatttattcttgctTTATCACGTTGCTTTTTATTCTTCACTTTAATATatcaaaaacacagattaaCAGTGTTAAGTGTCAGATCTACAAACAACAGCTAGTCCTTTTCAGCTTGTCGGGCAAAATATTAACCTGTAAATAAACTTGCACTTCGAGTTTtttaggaaaaagaaaagaaatgactgTCATAGCCTGAATCTTCTATAATGACTTTTTAGTATCAGggatacatttgcatttttcattatgttctttgttatgttttcatgagGATCCCTAATAAGGTTCTGCTATTGTATCTCTGACCTTTTATTACTTAATATCTTGCTAATACTTTTAAATCAATATCATGTGTTACGTTACATGTCATATGTTATATAAGCAAACGTTTATATATGTATGACATTATTAATAAATAGCctaaagtttttatttgactgGTTGAATACACTTAAATTTACTGTTTTGTGAAACTCTAACTTGTAAATCTATGccattattttgtctttgttaaatGAAGTTTCACAAGTATAGCctacaaataataataaggtATAAAGAATTCAAATAGTCTTTTAGATAAAACTGAActaaaaaatattcaatttcttattACCCAAATTTTTGAAATTATatcctatctatctatctatctatctatctatctatctatctatctatctatctatctatctatctatctatctgtctgtctatctatttatctatctatctatctatctatctatctatctatctatctatctatctatctatctatctatctatctatctatctatctatctatatttctatctctctatatatagatagataagtCAGCTTACTCATAACATTGGTTTAATACTCCTCAACACATAAACACCTGTCAACAAAACAGTCTCAAGTCCCTCAAACAGTCTCATGTCATAAAACCTTCACCTGAAATACTTCATCTTTACAGTGACATATAGACATTGAGAGATGGGAGGCagggaaatgaataaaaatgataaatcgTCAAATAAAAACCATCATTAAACAGTGTTTAGCACTAACCGCTCGTCGCCACTTGTTGAAACGTCAGACTCCATTTCTCCAGTATGAGGAGTATGGGGAGGGCTGGAGGGGAGGAGATGGGGGGGTACTCCgtcacatcctctgtccttataTGGGCATGAAGTTTACACGCAGCGGGGAATCCTCTCACTGGAGCTGATGAATGGGGAGGAGGGCCGAGGGAGCTGCCAAAGTGTATataaggagagagaggggaagtcGCTGATGTGAATCCACAGCAAGCAAATACCTACCGAGGAGCAGAGACGAGAAGGAATATACCTCTTTTTTACACCTTTTGCCTCAGACCACTTTGGatcatttgttaaaaaaaccATCAAAGGGGGGGTTGAAAAACAAGCAACCATCTGCATAATCTGTTTTGCATtccccccctcctttttttaaaacatttttcccTGGGAGAGACGGACTTCTCTCTAAGTGGCATCACTATGTTGAACAATATGGATTTGAATGCGAAAGATTCCTTTTATCCTCAGTTTGAGAATTGCAACAGTTCTTCCCTGGGAATGGAAAACAGCGTGCGCAAAGATAACCAGGAGGTGTACGTCGATGCAGAGCGGGGGGTACCTGCCCAGTTCGGCCACGGTGAGTTCGCATCTTTTGCACAGTCGATGAAAATGTGCATGCATGAGAATTTAAACGTGTTAAATGTGAGCACAACAGGGAATAGACAACACCTATTCACGCACTTGTGTACATGAAGGCGCCGTAAAGGAATTCCTGTGCCAAAATACGCACGAAtgtttatgtaacccagatttTCTCCATCGCTTAATCTGCACTGATACCCGAATATAAAAACACTCGCGGTGACaaagtttttttctcattctgaTTCAACAGAAGGAACACCTGCGACCCTCAAAACCGAAGCTTCCAACTCGGAATTTGCTTTTAACCCCTGCGAGTGCCCAAAAGACACCTACACCCCCTCCTCGCTCGCCTACTCCGGCAGTTTCTATGTTGAGGCATCTCAGGGAGCGCCGTGCAGCACCGAAACACTCCTCAACATGATCACCGAGATCGTGGGTATATCCACGCTGCCAATTTCAGAAGTGCAACAGAGCGGCAGCAGTCGCGGAACTTACCCGTCGCCTGCGCCGATAGACAGCAGCAGCGGCAATTTTGGAGACCCCGGCGTCAAGAGGCAACCCTACATCGGCTCCGGACCCTCTCCTCCTGTGTACTCTCCGGACCAAACTTGCCAGAGGTATGCCGATGACCAGGCCGGCAGTCAGGCCCAAGACCCGTCCACTTCCCAGCTCAGCTTCGGCTCCCCAAGAGCTCCACACCAGAAGAAGGCTGAACCAAAGTCTGAGGCCGCGTCTTTCCCCGTCGTGGTCAAGAATGAGTTTGAGAGCAGCTGCTACGAGTGGGGGGCTTTTAGCAAATCTGACTGTTTGGAGACGAGTTTCCAGACTGAAACCTTCCCCATGTCCAGCGACTTCCCCCCCGATCAGCAGATGGATGTTAAGGAACTTTTGGACACGTTCCCCCCGATTTGTCCCAACCCAGAGATGGAGTTTAAAGTGGAGGGAGGCATAAAGCAGGAGCCGTGTTTCTCTGACACCTGTTCTCAGAGCTACTCCAGCCCCCTGTACAATAATtacctcccaccaccaccaatgGGCCTCTCCTCCAACCTGAAACCCTTCCCTGATGCCCCACAGCCATCTAATCAGTGTGATTCCTTATATACATCGCCAGCTTTACCAAGCACCATAGACTCCCTCCTGTATTCTTCCTTGTTGCCAGATTCTTTCGCCCAAAGTTACACGACCCGTGTGACCAAGTCCCCCAGGGCCAGAAAGAGCCCCGCCGCCTCCCACGGCCCAGCCAAAGAGAAACCCTTCACCTGCCCCATGGAGAGCTGCGACCGGCGCTTCTCTCGCTCGGACGAGCTCAACCGTCACATCCGCATCCACACGGGCCATAAACCTTTCCAGTGCCGCATCTGTTTGCGCAGCTTCAGCCGTAGCGACCACCTCACCACCCACACCAGGACTCACACCGGGGAGAAGCCGTTCTCCTGCGACGT
This is a stretch of genomic DNA from Paralichthys olivaceus isolate ysfri-2021 chromosome 8, ASM2471397v2, whole genome shotgun sequence. It encodes these proteins:
- the LOC109638298 gene encoding E3 SUMO-protein ligase EGR2 produces the protein MLNNMDLNAKDSFYPQFENCNSSSLGMENSVRKDNQEVYVDAERGVPAQFGHEGTPATLKTEASNSEFAFNPCECPKDTYTPSSLAYSGSFYVEASQGAPCSTETLLNMITEIVGISTLPISEVQQSGSSRGTYPSPAPIDSSSGNFGDPGVKRQPYIGSGPSPPVYSPDQTCQRYADDQAGSQAQDPSTSQLSFGSPRAPHQKKAEPKSEAASFPVVVKNEFESSCYEWGAFSKSDCLETSFQTETFPMSSDFPPDQQMDVKELLDTFPPICPNPEMEFKVEGGIKQEPCFSDTCSQSYSSPLYNNYLPPPPMGLSSNLKPFPDAPQPSNQCDSLYTSPALPSTIDSLLYSSLLPDSFAQSYTTRVTKSPRARKSPAASHGPAKEKPFTCPMESCDRRFSRSDELNRHIRIHTGHKPFQCRICLRSFSRSDHLTTHTRTHTGEKPFSCDVCGKRFARSDERKRHGRVHLKQKEKMELKPQVTAAAWPFTLPEGI